Proteins found in one Canis lupus baileyi chromosome 26, mCanLup2.hap1, whole genome shotgun sequence genomic segment:
- the NOP56 gene encoding nucleolar protein 56: MVLLHVLFEHAVGYALLALKEVEEISLLLPQVEECVLNLGKFHNIVRLVAFCPFASSQVALENANAVSEGVVHEDLRLLLETHLPSKKKKVLLGVGDPKIGAAIQEELGYNCQTGGVIAEILRGVRLHFHNLVKGLTDLSACKAQLGLGHSYSRAKVKFNVNRVDNMIIQSISLLDQLDKDINTFSMRVREWYGYHFPELVKIINDNATYCRLAQFIGNRRELNEEKLEKLEELTMDGAKAKAILDASRSSMGMDISAIDLINIESFSSRVVSLSEYRQSLHTYLRSKMSQVAPSLSALIGEAVGARLIAHAGSLTNLAKYPASTVQILGAEKALFRALKTRGNTPKYGLIFHSTFIGRAAAKNKGRISRYLANKCSIASRIDCFSEVPTSVFGEKLREQVEERLSFYETGEIPRKNLDVMKEAMVQAEEAAAEMARKLEKQEKKRLKKEKKRLAALALASSENSSTPEEYEETQSERPKKKKKQKPQETPQENGMEDPSVSISKPKKKRSFSKEELVSSDVEETAGNVSLPKRKKSFPKEEPVSDAEEAVNRSVPKKKRKFSSKEEPLSSGPEEAAGNKSGSSKKKKKLQKLSQED, translated from the exons GTGGAGGAGTGCGTGCTCAACTTGGGCAAGTTCCACAACATCGTTCGCCTCGTGGCCTTTTGTCCCTTCGCCTCGTCCCAGGTTGCCTTGGAAAATGCCAACGCTGTGTCCGAAG GTGTCGTTCATGAGGACCTCCGCCTGCTCTTGGAGACTCACCTGCCatccaaaaagaagaaagtacTCCTGGGGGTTGGAGACCCCAAGATCGGTGCTGCTATACAAGAAGAGTTAGGGTACAACTGCCAGACTGGAGGCGTGATAGCTGAGATCCTGCGAG GGGTTCGTCTGCACTTCCACAACCTGGTGAAAGGTCTGACAGATCTGTCTGCTTGTAAAGCCCAGTTGGGGCTGGGACACAGCTATTCTCGTGCCAAAGTTAAGTTTAATGTGAACCGGGTGGACAATATGATTATCCAGTCCATCAGCCTCCTGGACCAGCTGGATAAGGACATTAATACTTTTTCCATGCGTGTCAG ggagtggTATGGGTATCACTTTCCTGAGCTGGTGAAGATCATCAACGATAATGCTACATACTGCCGCCTTGCTCAGTTCATTGGAAACCGAAGGGAGCTGAATGAGGAGAAGCTTGAGAAGCTGGAAGAGCTGACAATGGATGGGGCCAAGGCTAAGGCTATTCTGGATGCCTCGCGATCCTCCATGG GCATGGACATATCGGCCATCGACCTGATAAACATCGAGAGCTTCTCCAGTCGTGTGGTGTCTTTGTCAGAGTACCGCCAGAGCCTGCATACTTACCTGCGGTCCAAGATGAGCCAAGTAGCCCCCAGCCTCTCAGCCCTAATTGGGGAAGCG GTAGGTGCACGTCTCATTGCTCATGCTGGCAGCCTCACCAACTTGGCCAAGTATCCAGCGTCCACAGTGCAGATCCTTGGGGCTGAAAAGGCCCTGTTCAG AGCCCTGAAGACCAGGGGTAACACTCCAAAATATGGACTCATTTTCCACTCCACCTTCATTGGCCGAGCAGCTGCCAAGAACAAAGGCCGCATCTCCCGATACCTGGCAAACAAATGCAGTATTGCCTCACGAATTGATTGCTTCTCTG AGGTACCCACAAGTGTATTTGGGGAGAAACTTCGAGAGCAAGTTGAGGAGCGGCTATCCTTCTATGAGACAGGAGAGATTCCACGAAAGAATCTGGATGTCATGAAGGAGGCAATGGTTCAG GCAGAAGAAGCGGCTGCTGAGATGGCTAGAaagttggagaagcaggagaagaaacgcttgaagaaggagaagaaacgGCTAGCCGCCCTTGCCCTTGCATCTTCAGAAAACAGTAGTACCCCAGAGGAGTATGAG GAGACCCAAAGTGAAAGacccaaaaagaagaaaaagcaaaagcccCAGGAGACTCCACAGGAGAATGGAATGGAAGACCCATCTGTCTCCATCTCCAAACCCAAGAAAAAGAGATCTTTTTCCAAGGAGGAGCTGGTTAGTAGTGATGTTGAAGAGACAGCTGGCAATGTAAGTCTTCCCAAGAGGAAGAAATCTTTTCCCAAAGAGGAACCAGTTAGCGATGCTGAAGAGGCAGTAAACAGGAGCGTCcccaagaaaaagaggaaattctCTTCTAAGGAGGAGCCACTTAGCAGTGGACCTGAAGAGGCTGCTGGCAACAAGAGCGGCAgctccaagaaaaagaaaaagctccaGAAGCTATCCCAGGAAGATTAG
- the IDH3B gene encoding isocitrate dehydrogenase [NAD] subunit beta, mitochondrial isoform X4, whose amino-acid sequence MAALSGVRWLTRALVAAPNPGAWRSLGTSAVAHAASRSQAEDMRVEGAFPVTMLPGDGVGPELMHAVKEVFKAASVPVEFQEHHLSEVQNMASEEKLEQVLSSMKENKVAIIGKIHTPMEYKGELASYDMRLRRKLDLFANVVHVKSLPGYKTRHNNLDLVIIREQTEGEYSSLEHESARGVIECLKIVTRTKSQRIAKFAFDYATKKGRGKVTAVHKANIMKLGDGLFLQCCEEVAELYPKIKFETMIIDNCCMQLVQNPYQFDVLVMPNLYGNIIDNLAAGLVGGAGVVPGESYSAEYAVFETGARHPFAQAVGRNIANPTAMLLSASNMLRHLNLEYHSNMIADAVKKVIKVGKVRTSDMGGYATCQDFTEAVIGALPHP is encoded by the exons ATGGCGGCTCTCAGTGGTGTCCGCTGGCTGACCCGA GCGCTGGTCGCTGCCCCGAACCCCGGGGCATGGAGGAGCCTGGGTACCTCGGCCGTGGCTCACGCCGCCTCGCGGAGCCAG GCTGAGGACATGAGGGTGGAGGGCGCCTTTCCCGTGACTATGTTGCCTGGAGACGGTGTGGGGCCTGAACTGATGCACGCTGTCAAGGAGGTGTTCAAG GCTGCCTCTGTGCCGGTGGAGTTCCAGGAGCATCACCTGAGCGAGGTGCAGAATATGGCATCTGAGGAGAAGCTGGAGCAGGTGTTGAGCTCTATGAAGGAGAACAAGGTGGCCATCATCG GAAAGATCCATACCCCGATGGAGTATAAGGGGGAGCTAGCCTCCTACGATATGCGGCTGAG GCGTAAGTTGGACTTGTTTGCCAACGTAGTCCACGTGAAATCACTTCCTGGGTACAAGACTCGACACAACAATCTAGATCTAGTGATCATTCGAGAGCAAACAGAAGGGGAATACAGCTCATTGGAACACGAG AGTGCGAGGGGTGTGATTGAATGCTTGAAGATTGTCACTCGAACCAAATCTCAGCGGATTGCAAAATTTGCCTTTGACTATGCCACTAAGAAGGGGCGGGGCAAGGTCACGGCTGTCCACAAGGCCAACATCAT GAAACTTGGAGATGGGTTGTTCCTGCAATGCTGTGAGGAAGTTGCTGAACTGTACCCCAAAATCAAGTTTGAGACAATGATCATAGACAACTGCTGCATGCAG CTGGTGCAGAATCCTTACCAGTTTGATGTGTTGGTGATGCCCAATCTCTATGGGAACATTATTGACAATCTGGCTGCTGGCTTGGTTGGGGGAGCTGGTGTGGTCCCTGGTGAGAGCTACAGTGCAGAATATGCCGTCTTTGAGACG GGCGCCCGACACCCATTTGCCCAGGCGGTGGGCAGGAACATAGCCAACCCCACAGCCATGCTACTATCAGCTTCCAACATGCTGCGGCATCTCAA TCTCGAGTATCACTCCAACATGATTGCAGATGCAGTGAAGAAGGTGATCAAAGTTGGCAAG GTTCGAACTTCTGACATGGGTGGCTATGCCACCTGCCAAGACTTCACTGAGGCGGTCATTGGTGCTCTGCCTCACCCATAG
- the IDH3B gene encoding isocitrate dehydrogenase [NAD] subunit beta, mitochondrial isoform X2, producing MAALSGVRWLTRVRPGALVAAPNPGAWRSLGTSAVAHAASRSQAEDMRVEGAFPVTMLPGDGVGPELMHAVKEVFKAASVPVEFQEHHLSEVQNMASEEKLEQVLSSMKENKVAIIGKIHTPMEYKGELASYDMRLRRKLDLFANVVHVKSLPGYKTRHNNLDLVIIREQTEGEYSSLEHESARGVIECLKIVTRTKSQRIAKFAFDYATKKGRGKVTAVHKANIMKLGDGLFLQCCEEVAELYPKIKFETMIIDNCCMQLVQNPYQFDVLVMPNLYGNIIDNLAAGLVGGAGVVPGESYSAEYAVFETGARHPFAQAVGRNIANPTAMLLSASNMLRHLNLEYHSNMIADAVKKVIKVGKVRTSDMGGYATCQDFTEAVIGALPHP from the exons ATGGCGGCTCTCAGTGGTGTCCGCTGGCTGACCCGAGTGAGGCCCGGG GCGCTGGTCGCTGCCCCGAACCCCGGGGCATGGAGGAGCCTGGGTACCTCGGCCGTGGCTCACGCCGCCTCGCGGAGCCAG GCTGAGGACATGAGGGTGGAGGGCGCCTTTCCCGTGACTATGTTGCCTGGAGACGGTGTGGGGCCTGAACTGATGCACGCTGTCAAGGAGGTGTTCAAG GCTGCCTCTGTGCCGGTGGAGTTCCAGGAGCATCACCTGAGCGAGGTGCAGAATATGGCATCTGAGGAGAAGCTGGAGCAGGTGTTGAGCTCTATGAAGGAGAACAAGGTGGCCATCATCG GAAAGATCCATACCCCGATGGAGTATAAGGGGGAGCTAGCCTCCTACGATATGCGGCTGAG GCGTAAGTTGGACTTGTTTGCCAACGTAGTCCACGTGAAATCACTTCCTGGGTACAAGACTCGACACAACAATCTAGATCTAGTGATCATTCGAGAGCAAACAGAAGGGGAATACAGCTCATTGGAACACGAG AGTGCGAGGGGTGTGATTGAATGCTTGAAGATTGTCACTCGAACCAAATCTCAGCGGATTGCAAAATTTGCCTTTGACTATGCCACTAAGAAGGGGCGGGGCAAGGTCACGGCTGTCCACAAGGCCAACATCAT GAAACTTGGAGATGGGTTGTTCCTGCAATGCTGTGAGGAAGTTGCTGAACTGTACCCCAAAATCAAGTTTGAGACAATGATCATAGACAACTGCTGCATGCAG CTGGTGCAGAATCCTTACCAGTTTGATGTGTTGGTGATGCCCAATCTCTATGGGAACATTATTGACAATCTGGCTGCTGGCTTGGTTGGGGGAGCTGGTGTGGTCCCTGGTGAGAGCTACAGTGCAGAATATGCCGTCTTTGAGACG GGCGCCCGACACCCATTTGCCCAGGCGGTGGGCAGGAACATAGCCAACCCCACAGCCATGCTACTATCAGCTTCCAACATGCTGCGGCATCTCAA TCTCGAGTATCACTCCAACATGATTGCAGATGCAGTGAAGAAGGTGATCAAAGTTGGCAAG GTTCGAACTTCTGACATGGGTGGCTATGCCACCTGCCAAGACTTCACTGAGGCGGTCATTGGTGCTCTGCCTCACCCATAG
- the IDH3B gene encoding isocitrate dehydrogenase [NAD] subunit beta, mitochondrial isoform X3: MAALSGVRWLTRALVAAPNPGAWRSLGTSAVAHAASRSQAEDMRVEGAFPVTMLPGDGVGPELMHAVKEVFKAASVPVEFQEHHLSEVQNMASEEKLEQVLSSMKENKVAIIGKIHTPMEYKGELASYDMRLRRKLDLFANVVHVKSLPGYKTRHNNLDLVIIREQTEGEYSSLEHESARGVIECLKIVTRTKSQRIAKFAFDYATKKGRGKVTAVHKANIMKLGDGLFLQCCEEVAELYPKIKFETMIIDNCCMQLVQNPYQFDVLVMPNLYGNIIDNLAAGLVGGAGVVPGESYSAEYAVFETGARHPFAQAVGRNIANPTAMLLSASNMLRHLNLEYHSNMIADAVKKVIKVGKVRTRDMGGYSTTTDFIKSVIGHLHPHGG; this comes from the exons ATGGCGGCTCTCAGTGGTGTCCGCTGGCTGACCCGA GCGCTGGTCGCTGCCCCGAACCCCGGGGCATGGAGGAGCCTGGGTACCTCGGCCGTGGCTCACGCCGCCTCGCGGAGCCAG GCTGAGGACATGAGGGTGGAGGGCGCCTTTCCCGTGACTATGTTGCCTGGAGACGGTGTGGGGCCTGAACTGATGCACGCTGTCAAGGAGGTGTTCAAG GCTGCCTCTGTGCCGGTGGAGTTCCAGGAGCATCACCTGAGCGAGGTGCAGAATATGGCATCTGAGGAGAAGCTGGAGCAGGTGTTGAGCTCTATGAAGGAGAACAAGGTGGCCATCATCG GAAAGATCCATACCCCGATGGAGTATAAGGGGGAGCTAGCCTCCTACGATATGCGGCTGAG GCGTAAGTTGGACTTGTTTGCCAACGTAGTCCACGTGAAATCACTTCCTGGGTACAAGACTCGACACAACAATCTAGATCTAGTGATCATTCGAGAGCAAACAGAAGGGGAATACAGCTCATTGGAACACGAG AGTGCGAGGGGTGTGATTGAATGCTTGAAGATTGTCACTCGAACCAAATCTCAGCGGATTGCAAAATTTGCCTTTGACTATGCCACTAAGAAGGGGCGGGGCAAGGTCACGGCTGTCCACAAGGCCAACATCAT GAAACTTGGAGATGGGTTGTTCCTGCAATGCTGTGAGGAAGTTGCTGAACTGTACCCCAAAATCAAGTTTGAGACAATGATCATAGACAACTGCTGCATGCAG CTGGTGCAGAATCCTTACCAGTTTGATGTGTTGGTGATGCCCAATCTCTATGGGAACATTATTGACAATCTGGCTGCTGGCTTGGTTGGGGGAGCTGGTGTGGTCCCTGGTGAGAGCTACAGTGCAGAATATGCCGTCTTTGAGACG GGCGCCCGACACCCATTTGCCCAGGCGGTGGGCAGGAACATAGCCAACCCCACAGCCATGCTACTATCAGCTTCCAACATGCTGCGGCATCTCAA TCTCGAGTATCACTCCAACATGATTGCAGATGCAGTGAAGAAGGTGATCAAAGTTGGCAAG GTGCGGACTCGAGACATGGGCGGCTACAGCACCACAACCGACTTCATCAAGTCTGTCATcggccacctgcacccccatgggGGCTAG
- the IDH3B gene encoding isocitrate dehydrogenase [NAD] subunit beta, mitochondrial isoform X1 encodes MAALSGVRWLTRVRPGALVAAPNPGAWRSLGTSAVAHAASRSQAEDMRVEGAFPVTMLPGDGVGPELMHAVKEVFKAASVPVEFQEHHLSEVQNMASEEKLEQVLSSMKENKVAIIGKIHTPMEYKGELASYDMRLRRKLDLFANVVHVKSLPGYKTRHNNLDLVIIREQTEGEYSSLEHESARGVIECLKIVTRTKSQRIAKFAFDYATKKGRGKVTAVHKANIMKLGDGLFLQCCEEVAELYPKIKFETMIIDNCCMQLVQNPYQFDVLVMPNLYGNIIDNLAAGLVGGAGVVPGESYSAEYAVFETGARHPFAQAVGRNIANPTAMLLSASNMLRHLNLEYHSNMIADAVKKVIKVGKVRTRDMGGYSTTTDFIKSVIGHLHPHGG; translated from the exons ATGGCGGCTCTCAGTGGTGTCCGCTGGCTGACCCGAGTGAGGCCCGGG GCGCTGGTCGCTGCCCCGAACCCCGGGGCATGGAGGAGCCTGGGTACCTCGGCCGTGGCTCACGCCGCCTCGCGGAGCCAG GCTGAGGACATGAGGGTGGAGGGCGCCTTTCCCGTGACTATGTTGCCTGGAGACGGTGTGGGGCCTGAACTGATGCACGCTGTCAAGGAGGTGTTCAAG GCTGCCTCTGTGCCGGTGGAGTTCCAGGAGCATCACCTGAGCGAGGTGCAGAATATGGCATCTGAGGAGAAGCTGGAGCAGGTGTTGAGCTCTATGAAGGAGAACAAGGTGGCCATCATCG GAAAGATCCATACCCCGATGGAGTATAAGGGGGAGCTAGCCTCCTACGATATGCGGCTGAG GCGTAAGTTGGACTTGTTTGCCAACGTAGTCCACGTGAAATCACTTCCTGGGTACAAGACTCGACACAACAATCTAGATCTAGTGATCATTCGAGAGCAAACAGAAGGGGAATACAGCTCATTGGAACACGAG AGTGCGAGGGGTGTGATTGAATGCTTGAAGATTGTCACTCGAACCAAATCTCAGCGGATTGCAAAATTTGCCTTTGACTATGCCACTAAGAAGGGGCGGGGCAAGGTCACGGCTGTCCACAAGGCCAACATCAT GAAACTTGGAGATGGGTTGTTCCTGCAATGCTGTGAGGAAGTTGCTGAACTGTACCCCAAAATCAAGTTTGAGACAATGATCATAGACAACTGCTGCATGCAG CTGGTGCAGAATCCTTACCAGTTTGATGTGTTGGTGATGCCCAATCTCTATGGGAACATTATTGACAATCTGGCTGCTGGCTTGGTTGGGGGAGCTGGTGTGGTCCCTGGTGAGAGCTACAGTGCAGAATATGCCGTCTTTGAGACG GGCGCCCGACACCCATTTGCCCAGGCGGTGGGCAGGAACATAGCCAACCCCACAGCCATGCTACTATCAGCTTCCAACATGCTGCGGCATCTCAA TCTCGAGTATCACTCCAACATGATTGCAGATGCAGTGAAGAAGGTGATCAAAGTTGGCAAG GTGCGGACTCGAGACATGGGCGGCTACAGCACCACAACCGACTTCATCAAGTCTGTCATcggccacctgcacccccatgggGGCTAG